CACGCTACGGCGACCGCTGGGAGGCCTACTCAGCAGGCACCGCGCCTACGGGCGAGGTCCATCCTAAAGCCCTCCAGGTGCTCGCCGAAATCGGGGTTCATCACCAGGGGCGCTCCAAAGGTCTCCACGAGGTGCGCGGGATGGCCTTCGACCTGGTGATCACCGTGTGTGACCAGGCGCGAGAAACCTGCCCGGCGTGGCTGGGCCCAGGCGTAACAATCCATCGGGGATTCCCCGATCCGGCCCAGGCCACCGGAAGTGAAGATGAGGTGCTAGCGGCCTTTCGTGCCGTGCGCGACGCCATCGCCGCCATGCTGGACGAAGTGCTTGGCGCGCCGCCGCAGGCCAAAAGGGCTGAGGGCGAAGAAGGCTTCCTGTTGTCGAAGCCGCCACAGGCCGGTTAGCCACACGGTGTGGTCAGGTTTGCCCCGGCGGCCCAGGGCCCGGTCGCCCGCACGACCGGGGTAACGCGTCCTCTATGCAGGCTCCATTTGAGAAAGGAGACATGTGGCCGATGGAAACCCCCAAATCCCCCTCCGTGGGTCTGCCCCCCGCCGAGGAACGGCTCCACATCCACCTCCCCGCGCGCCACAACCCCAAACTCCAGCGGGTCATGGCCGCCGTGCAGGGCGACGATGAACTGTACGCCCTCTGGCATGCCCAGAACATCAACGCCGTGGCCCGCCTGGGCATGTCGGATCACGGCCCGGTGCATATGCAAATCGTGGCCAACCTGGCGCTGCAATTGTTGCGCCTGCTGGTCAAACATGGCGCCACGCCGTCCATCGTGCGCGACCACGGCATGACCAACGAGGACGCTGAGGTGGTCGTCGCCCTGGCCGCC
The Anaerolineae bacterium DNA segment above includes these coding regions:
- a CDS encoding arsenate reductase ArsC, whose amino-acid sequence is MTRRKVLFLCTGNSCRSQMAEALTNARYGDRWEAYSAGTAPTGEVHPKALQVLAEIGVHHQGRSKGLHEVRGMAFDLVITVCDQARETCPAWLGPGVTIHRGFPDPAQATGSEDEVLAAFRAVRDAIAAMLDEVLGAPPQAKRAEGEEGFLLSKPPQAG